The sequence ACGACGTCCATGTCTTTTCACGCAAAGGAGCTACACAAGAAGAGTTCTTCCACACCTTTAACACTTTGCATCTGGAAGGCAAGCAGATCATTTTGAGCGCCAATTGTGCGCCGCAAGAGCTTCAATTGATAGAGCCTCGCCTGGTCAGCCGTTTTGAATGGGGGATCGTTCTTCCCCTCAAACCTCTTAAAACCGAAGATATGCGGCTTTTATTAAATACGAAAGCGCAAGCTTTACATTTTCCACTCCCCACAAAAATTGCCGATTTCCTTTTGGAGACATTTACCAGCAATCCCAAAACGCTGATCAAAGCCCTTGAAGCGCTAGTCTTGCGTTTGCACTTGGATTCAAAAAACACGCTTTCTTCTTTGACCACTACAGCTGCTAAAACACTTCTGGCGGATTTGGTTGATGAGGAGGTGAAATCGGCAATCACTCCGGCTAAGATCATTCAAGCAGTGGCCGAACAGTATGGCATCCGAACAGAGGATATTTTGGGTAAAGCACAAACAAGGGATTGCGCTCTGCCGCGCCAGTTGGCCATGCATCTATGCCGCGAGCAGCTCAAAATGCCATTCATGAAAATTGGCGATCTTTTTTTTCGCGACCACTCCACTGTCATGTCTAGTGTCAAGCACATTCAAAAAGCGCTCGATCAAGATGACCGGGAAATTACCGGAGCTTGGCATGCCATTCTAAAAAAACTGCAAGCTTAAGCCGGCCATCCTTCTTTCGATTCTTTCTTGCCGCCTTCCTTGTGCTATATTTGAGATTATTTTCTCCTTATAACTTGAATTCAAGCCATTAGAAGAGTTTTTAACAAACTTTTGCCGATCCTTCCTTTTGTGACAATAATCAAAGTATGATATATGAAGCCTCAACCGTACTAATTTATTTTTTAAACCAACTTTATCAACAAAATAAATGCGGAGAAAGACATGCAAGCAAGTTTATCAGGCAGCCGACTAGAATTCTCTCAGCTGAACGCATCAACTCACCAAACTAGAAAGGCACCTGGCAATGAGGATGAGGACGAGCGCAAAATTTTTGTTATAGCCAATACCTGTATTGGCGTAGGGGCGCTTACTATAGGCTCTTGCGCACTTGTCAAGTCTTCGCGCTTCTATAAAATAATTCAGCGCGGAGATGCGTGTTTGCTTGGCCTCATTCTCTTTCATACGGGATTGAGCTTTTATGCTTTTAATCCCAATAAAGCAGCTTCTGCCTGGTTTGCTTGCACAAATTATTTTAGAAAGTCTGATCCTTCAACTCAGAAAATAAAACACTATCTTCGTGTTCTCTGCCTTTTGAATCTTCTAAAAAATAAATTTCCGGATAAAAAAGATATCCCTCGCTCTGCAAGCCCACAGAATGGGCGTCTATTTGTTATCAATCCAGAGCCGCGGCAGACACAAAGGCCCCAACAAGAAAATGAGGACAAAGAGGCCTCCCTCCTTCCTATTGTTTATTTAGCAAAAATGGCCCTTAGATCCCTATTTTCTTCCTAACTAATAAAGTCAGAGGCTTTCTTATGAATAAAAACCATTCCTTTTCCTCCAATCAAAGCAGCAAATCAGCCGGCTCGGATCGTGAAGGAAAGACCTATCAATTCAAACAGCCCAGCTTAGGAGGCGTCATGAAACAGGATTACCGCATTGCCCGCGATTTGGCAATCGACTCTCCTGAAGGAGCGGAACTCGCTCTACTTGGACGCCGCGAAATTGAACTGGCGGAGAAAGAAATGCCGGGCTTAATGGCCCTTCGCCGTGAATTTGCAGACTCCAAACCTTTGGCTGGCGCAAGAATCGCCGGCTGCCTGCATATGACGATCCAAACGGCTGTCCTGATTGAAACGCTTTTGGCTTTAGGGGCAGAGGTGCGTTGGTCGTCTTGCAATATTTATTCTACACAGGACCAAGCCGCCGCGGCCATGGCTGCCAAAGGCGTTCCCGTTTTTGCCTGGAAAGGCATGTCTCTAGAGGAATATGAATGGTGCATTGAGCAAACCCTATTCTTTGGCGACCGTCCCCTTAATATGATCCTAGATGATGGCGGCGACCTCACTCAGATTGTGCATGAAAAGCATTCCGAGCTGCTTGCCGGTATCAAGGGAATTTCCGAAGAAACAACGACAGGCGTGCGCGCCTTGGTGCGCCGCGAAAGGCAAGGATCATTAGGCGCTCCTGCCATTAATGTGAACGATTCGGTAACTAAATCCAAATTTGACAATTTATATGGATGCCGCGAATCCCTCCTCGATGGGATCAAGCGGGCTACCGATGTCATGATAGCAGGCAAAGTCGCTGTCATAGCAGGATATGGAGATGTGGGCAAAGGCTCGGCCGCCTCTTTATCAGCACTGGGCGCTCGCATCATTATTTGCGAAGTAGACCCTATTTGTGCCTACCAAGCCGCCATGGAAGGATTTGAAGTCAAGACAATGGACGAAGCCGCGCCTATCGGCGATATTTTTGTCACGGCCACCGGATGCATCGATATTATTGTCGGCAAACATATGGAACACATGAAGGATGGCGCCATTCTATGCAATATTGGCCATTTCGATTGCGAAATCGATGTCGCCTGGCTCAAGAATAATTCAAATATTGAAGAAATTCCCATTAAACCGCAAGTAGACCGCTTTCAATGGAAAGACGGATCCAAAAGCCTTATCCTGCTGGCTCAAGGTCGCTTAGTCAATCTTGGATGTGCAAAAGGACATCCTTCTTTTGTCATGTCCAATTCCTTTTCCAATCAAGTCCTGGCGCAAATTGAGCTATGGAATAATTATGACCGCTACAAAATTGGCGTCTATCGGCTGCCCAAAATTTTGGATGAGAAGGTCGCTCGCCTGCATCTGGGCCAATTAAGCGTCCACTTAACCACTCTTACACCTGAACAGGCCGCTTATCTAGATGTCAATATAGAAGGCCCTTATAAACCCGATTATTACCTTTATTGATCGCTGTCATTTATGCGACAGAGGTTTAGAAAAAAAATTAATTTTCTGAAACATTTTGTTTGGCGGAAAATTCCTAAATATGGTAATTTTTTATTCTCTTTTCGAGAGAATCGGAGCATAGCGCAGCTTGGCTAGCGCGGCTGCTTTGGGAGCAGTAGGTCGGGGGTTCGAATCCCTCTGCTCCGATCGCCCTATCTTTGGTAACGGAGATAGGGTTTTTTTATTTTATCAGCTAACCAAGGGCTTTCGCATGCAAGGATGGAACTGGCTCGCCTGGCTTTACTGGAACCCACCTCGAGAAGCTTTTACGGTCCCTTTCATTGACCGTCCCGTTGTTTGGTATGGCATTCTCTTTGTGACCGGCTTTATCCTCGGTTATTTCATCATCAATCCCATTCTTGCCCGTTTTCTTCGCCAATCTAAGCATATTTCAGAAATCGACGTCATCAGCTGGCCCTTGCTTCTCAATCATCTGTGCTCCTCTTCTTCAAATACGCTTATTCGACGGCTCATGCAGCAGCTTCCTTCCCAAGCTTGCCGGCAATTAGAGCAATCGGATTCAGCACCTGCAGACAACACGCTTAAAGCCGCCATTTTGCAAAGCATCAATCAGGTTTTGCAAGATGAGCAAATTCAACGAGAAGATCTAGAGCAGGCATTGCCCGGCGCCCTTGCAACGGCAAAACAAACGAGCTACTTCTTAGCCGATCGTCTGTGCTGGTTCATTGTGACAGGCACATTGGTAGGCGCCCGTTTGGGAGCTGTATTTTTTTATGATTGGCCCTATTTCAAAGAGCATCCCTTGGAAATTATCCAAGTCTGGCGAGGCGGACTGGCCAGCCATGGAGGCGTGGCAGGCGTCATGCTCTCCCTTTATTTGTATATTCTCTATATCCGTCGCTGGGTTCCAAGCCTGACTTTCTTGAAATTGCTGGATTTTGTCGCCATTCCAAGCGCGTTGGCAGCCTGCTTTATCCGCTTGGGGAATTTTATGAACCAAGAAATTTTAGGCACTCCCACCACACTTCCCTGGGCAGTCGTATTTGGCCACCCGGCAGACGGCAGCCTACCGACCCCGCGCCATCCCGTTCAAATTTATGAAGCTCTCGTCTATTTGGCGACTTTTTTCCTGCTATATGGATTATGGAAGAAAAAAGGCGATCAATTAGGGACCGGCTTTTTCGTCGGTTCGCTCTTTGTGCTGATTTTTAGCAGCCGATTTATCCTAGAATTTTGGAAGTCTACTCAAGAATCCATTATTCAACAATCGACTTTACAAATGGGCCAATGGCTCAGTATTCCTTTTGTCATCGGCGGCCTTGCCCTTATTTTATGGAGCCGCAGAAAAAGCGCATTTTGCCCTCATTCTTCGCATTCATAAGAATCGGCTTATTTATAAAATGGGCCGTCTCTTATTGAGCCTTTCTAAAAGGGGGCTATTAAAGCCTATCTCTAGCAAACAAGCATTTTTATTATTTCTCATACTTAATCCAGCATGAACTTGAACACAAATTTTCTCTCTTTTAGGCAGCTTCCTCCCCTGTCGAATTTTTTACCCCTTTCCCCTCAACAATCCGCCCGCAAACGGCCTTATGCGGAATTTTCAAAGCAAGATGAACTTGTCCCAGAAATTTCAGCTCGCCTACTTTTATCAAATCCGCAAGAGACACACAGGCCGGCCAAACGGATTTGCTTGCCCATTAGCTTTAATCAAATAAAGGATGTCTTCCATTTCATCTTAGCCTTTAGCGGAACGTCTCAAGAGACGATTTTGCGTCTAAGTAAACAAGATGGGCATCCCCTCAATCAGGCTGCTTTCTATCAAATTTTTGAGGAATTAGAGAAGAGGCAAGACCAAAGTACGCTTTTAAGCGCCTTCATTCAACAAGCCAGAGAGTCCTATCCTGACAGGGTAAATGGAAACAAAATAGCGTTAGATTGGGCTGCCAGAGTTAATTTCATTGTTCAACGCATTGCTGCAGAAGCCAAAAAAATAGGGGGCGGACTAGAAAAATTAAAGGAAACGCGAGTTAAATACGATCATTGCATTTACGCGCCTGACAGATTGCTTGTGATGTGCGAATGGATTGAAACAAGAAAGAATCAAGATCTAGTCACCTTCTTCAAAGCGATTCCCCTAGC is a genomic window of Candidatus Protochlamydia phocaeensis containing:
- the dnaA gene encoding chromosomal replication initiator protein DnaA: MQAWEQFLQLQEAELGTETVQKWLRSLKIQRFDACNLYLEAKDSFQALWFEEHIRGKAQSKLVNGNNKRIKIHLSIANSPQAAKKAKLKAKIKESTSPFQLTFDDLDPLCLFQYFIVSEENTLAHKLFLEIAGLSPQTHTAQLGTFNPIYLYGGGGTGKTHLLMSLAHTLRAQGLKIIYVRAETFTDHVVTAIRAGEMSVFRQAYRNIDVLLVDDVHVFSRKGATQEEFFHTFNTLHLEGKQIILSANCAPQELQLIEPRLVSRFEWGIVLPLKPLKTEDMRLLLNTKAQALHFPLPTKIADFLLETFTSNPKTLIKALEALVLRLHLDSKNTLSSLTTTAAKTLLADLVDEEVKSAITPAKIIQAVAEQYGIRTEDILGKAQTRDCALPRQLAMHLCREQLKMPFMKIGDLFFRDHSTVMSSVKHIQKALDQDDREITGAWHAILKKLQA
- the lgt gene encoding prolipoprotein diacylglyceryl transferase, coding for MQGWNWLAWLYWNPPREAFTVPFIDRPVVWYGILFVTGFILGYFIINPILARFLRQSKHISEIDVISWPLLLNHLCSSSSNTLIRRLMQQLPSQACRQLEQSDSAPADNTLKAAILQSINQVLQDEQIQREDLEQALPGALATAKQTSYFLADRLCWFIVTGTLVGARLGAVFFYDWPYFKEHPLEIIQVWRGGLASHGGVAGVMLSLYLYILYIRRWVPSLTFLKLLDFVAIPSALAACFIRLGNFMNQEILGTPTTLPWAVVFGHPADGSLPTPRHPVQIYEALVYLATFFLLYGLWKKKGDQLGTGFFVGSLFVLIFSSRFILEFWKSTQESIIQQSTLQMGQWLSIPFVIGGLALILWSRRKSAFCPHSSHS
- the ahcY gene encoding adenosylhomocysteinase produces the protein MKQDYRIARDLAIDSPEGAELALLGRREIELAEKEMPGLMALRREFADSKPLAGARIAGCLHMTIQTAVLIETLLALGAEVRWSSCNIYSTQDQAAAAMAAKGVPVFAWKGMSLEEYEWCIEQTLFFGDRPLNMILDDGGDLTQIVHEKHSELLAGIKGISEETTTGVRALVRRERQGSLGAPAINVNDSVTKSKFDNLYGCRESLLDGIKRATDVMIAGKVAVIAGYGDVGKGSAASLSALGARIIICEVDPICAYQAAMEGFEVKTMDEAAPIGDIFVTATGCIDIIVGKHMEHMKDGAILCNIGHFDCEIDVAWLKNNSNIEEIPIKPQVDRFQWKDGSKSLILLAQGRLVNLGCAKGHPSFVMSNSFSNQVLAQIELWNNYDRYKIGVYRLPKILDEKVARLHLGQLSVHLTTLTPEQAAYLDVNIEGPYKPDYYLY